ACATAAATCAAGAATTTTATCAAGCTCGTTCATAGAAGACAGAGGAGGAGTACCCAAGCTTTCAAGAAGCCTCTTTGAATCTGTGGTTTCCTTCATTCTTCTTTTACATTCACTTTCACTCATATATGGTTCAAGCAGTGAAAGTTTATCTTTAGCTTTCTGGGAAACGGTATTTTCAATAAGCATTTCAATTATTTTATTAAACTCAAGTGTTATGGCATATTTATTCATAATTACTCTCCTGTTATTAGTAGGCAGAGAGGTGTGTCCAATCTGCGTGAAATTTTACTTTTAATTAAGCGGACACGATTTTTGTATATACGTTCTCCAGAACAAATAAAAAAGCGTAACAGGAACAAACCCGTCACGCTTTGCTAAAATCATTTGAATACGGCTAATAACTATATTAGTAAAAATGGTTTTGAAGCATATCTGTAATGTACTGAACGTACGAAGCAGGTGTCCAATGATACCCAAACTCAGGTATCTGTAATAAAAAGGTACACTAAATAAACAGGATTACGACCTGTTTAAGAAAAGGACCTTTTCCAACTATTTAGTTGTTAATCACCTTTACAGATAATACCGACATCAAAACCTTCCTTCCATGTTAAAATTTATTTCAGAATAGCATATGCTATTTGGAGTTGTCAAGGATCTCTAAAGTAAACAACAAAAAAACTCTTTTAACAATAAAGTTAAAAGAGTTTTGGTGACCCATCGCAGATTCGAACTGCGGACACCTTGATTAAAAGTCAAGTGCTCTGCCAACTGAGCTAATGGGTCAAATGGCTGGGATGGCTGGACTCGAACCAACGAAATGCCAGAGTCAAAGTCTGGTGCCTTACCGGCTTGGCTACATCCCAACGTCAAGCGCAAAACCTATTATAAAGGGGTTTGCACTTTTTGTCAAGCTTTATCGAACAATTTATTTTATTATTTTTTAACTTTAAAATCCTGTGTTGCAATGTCAATAAGTTTAAGGTCTTTGTTTCTTTCTTCTGCCATACGTATAGACCACTCATTTTCAAATAGAATGGAATTTCTTCCTTCCTTATCCTCAACAATAATAGATGTACTTGGCAAGTTTAATTTTCTGGGATCTAGACCTTCATTCTCAATCCATCTGGCGTGTCTGAAAGGAAGATTCTGTACACGGAGGGAGACACCGTATTCATTCTTCAGTCTGTATTCAAGGACTTCAAACTGCAAGGCACCTACAACACCGATAATTAATGCTTCTATACCTATATCAATCTGTTTGAATACTTGTATGGCACCTTCCTCGGACAATTGGTCTATTCCCTTAATAAATTGCTTTCTCTTCATTGTGTCGGCAGGAGATACCCTTGCGAAAAATTCGGCAGGGAAGATAGGAATACCTTCAAACCTGACGTTGCCGTTTCCTTCATATAATGTATCACCCAGATTGAAAATGCCTGGATCAAACAAACCAATGATGTCACCGGGATATGCTTCTTCCACGATTGTTCTCTCCTGAGCCATAAACTGCTGAGGCTGTGAAAGACGTACATCCTTTCCGGCATTTACATGTTTTACTGTCATACCTTTTGTAAACTTTCCGGAGCATATTCTTATAAAAGCAAGTCTGTCCCTGTGAGTAGGATTCATATTTGCCTGAATTTTAAATATAAAGCCGGAGAACTTGTCACTTTCCGGGTCGATTTCACCATCGGAAGTTGTCTTGATTCCCGGCGAAGGCGCTAATTCCAGAAAAGATTCAAGGAATGGCTGAACACCGAAATTTGTCATGGCACTTCCGAAGAACATGGGAGTCAACTCTCCGCTGCGGATTTTTTCCTTGTCGAACTCGTCTCCCGCCATATCCAGCAACTCTATATCTTCACAAAGCTTGTCATGGTAATGACTTCCTAAGAGGTCTGCAAATATCTTATCATCAACTTTACCAACTGTTGATGATACCTGAGTTTGTCCATGCGCACCGCCGTCAAAAAGCTCTATTTGTGAAAGCTTTCTATTATATATACCTTTAAAATCACCCTCTGTACCTATAGGCCAGTTCATAGGGTAGGAACGGATTCCCAGAACCTGTTCGATTTCTTCCATAAGCTCAAAGGGGTCTTTGCTGGCACGGTCCATTTTATTTACAAATGTAAATATGGGAATACCCCTCATTTTACAAACATGAAATAGCTTTATTGTTTGTGCTTCCACACCTTTTGCACCGTCAATAAGCATGACTGCACTATCAGCGGCAACAAGAGTTCGGTAAGTGTCCTCACTGAAGTCCTGGTGACCGGGTGTATCCAATATATTGATACAATAGTCGTTATATTCAAACTGCATTACACTGGAGGTAACTGATATTCCTCTTTGCTTCTCAATCTCCATCCAGTCGGACACAGCGTATTTATTGGCTTTTCTTGCCTTAACAGAACCCGCAAGTCGGATAGCTCCTCCATAAAGGAGCAATTTCTCGGTCAAAGTGGTTTTTCCTGCGTCAGGGTGAGAAATAATAGCAAAAGTTTTTCTGCGAGATACTTCTTTTTTTATTTCATTTTTTAAATCAGGCATCGTTTATAACCTCTCGAAATTCTATTTATAACCACGTTTCATTGTATATTATAGCCTTGTTACTGTCAAATAGTAATGAATATTAGAAAATGGTTTTACAATGTTTAATATTGTGTGTTAAAATTTACCAAAGAATGTACAAAAGCATCATAATTATTTGAAAGGGTATTTAAAAATTCTTATAGAATAGTATAATTAGGTAAATGTTATATAAAGTCATATATAATAAAGCATTCGGAGGTTTTGGATGAGCAACGGTCAAATATTTGTTACTATAAAGAATCAAAGGTATGAATTGGAAGATAGTATTACTTTGCTGGAATTGAGTAAACGTTTTGCAAAGGAATGCGTATCGACTATTATTGCAGCAAGAGTTAATAATGATATTAAGGAACTCAGCTTCAGAATAAAAGAAAATGCTGAAATAGGTTTTATAGATTTAACCGACGAAGACGGCATGAGAATTTACAGGAGAAGCCTGTATTTTATATTTATTATGGCAGTTCACGATGTTTTTCCAAATAGAAAGGCAGTAATAAGCCATCCTATGAGTAACGGTGTTTATTGTGAGATAAACGGTAAGGATGAGCTTACAGAAGACGATATTGAGCTGGTTGAGAAAAGAATGAGAGAGATAGTCTCCCAGAAAATACCTTTTGAAAAAAAGGAGATTTCAACAGAAAGTGCGAGAAAACTGTATAAGGACAGCGGGAAGCTTGACAAGTATGAGGTGCTGGAACACAGGCAAAAACCTTATGTTACTTTTTACAATTGCGGAGGTTATGAGGACTACTATTATGGGTACATGGTACCTGATACAGGATATATTAACTGTTTTAAACTAAAGTTTCATAAACCGGGAGTAGTTATTCAGTTTCCATCAAAGACAGACCCCTGCAAACTTCAACCCTTTACGGAACAGAAAAAGCTGTTTAACGTATTTATTGAGTATAAAAAATGGGTGAGGATATTAGGTGTTGAAAACATTGGTTCACTTAATGAAATTGTAAGGTCCGGTGAAATAGGGAATCTTATAAGAGTAAGCGAAGCCCTGCATGAGAAAAAGATTGCCCAAATTGCAGATAAAATAACAAATCATGAAGAGGAAAAAAGAATTGTACTTATTTCAGGTCCATCGTCTTCAGGCAAAACTACATTTGCAAATAGATTAGGTATTCAGTTGAGGGTAAACGGTTTTGTACCAAGAACTATTTCCCTTGACAACTACTTTGTAAACAGGGACAGGACTCCTATAGATGAAGATGGAGAATTTGATTATGAGGCACTTGAAGCTATTGATATTGAGTTGTTTAATGAACATCTCTCCCAGTTGCTAAAGGGCAATGAAGTTGAAATACCTCTCTATAATTTCGAGACCGGTTCAAGAGAACCTGTAGGTAAAAAAATGGTTATGAAGGATAATAATATCCTTGTTATAGAAGGAATTCACGGCCTGAATGACAAACTTACCGAAGCAGTGTCCTGTGAAGATAAATATAAAATCTATGTCAGTGCATTAACATCTATAAACATTGATGACCATAATAGAATACCGTCAACTGATACCAGAATCTTAAGGAGAATTGTAAGAGATAATCAATTCAGAGGGTGTTCTGCAATTAATACAATAAGCAGGTGGCCTTCGGTGAGAAGGGGTGAGGAAAAAAACATATTTCCTTTTCAAGAAAACGCAGATATTATGTTTAATTCATCCCTTGTATATGAGCTGTGCCTTTTAAAAGTATATGCAGAACCTTTGCTGCTTAAACTGGGGCCTGATAATGAAAGATACTCGGAAGTGAAAAGGTTAATAGAGTTTTTAAGCTACTTCCTGCCAATTGATGCAAAAGAAGTTCCCAATAATTCAATAGTCAAGGAGTTTATTGGAGGAAGCTGCTTCTTCTAAAAGCCTTTTAAAAAGCTGTTTCAAAGTGCTGTTCTGCTGGAAGGACGTACGATTATCCCGAAAAGCAGAGCAGCCAGAACCCATTTTGGGGAGGGAATGTATGACGTTGGAAAATCTTTTAAAGAAAATTGACGGTAAAGTATTAACGGATAATTTAAAAGAGATAACTATTGATAATATTTACATATGTGATTTATTGAGCTGGGTTATGTCTCATGCAAAAAAGGGCGATGCATGGATTACCGTACTAACAAATGTCAATGTACCTGCGGTTGCACTTCTCACTGAAGTAGCTTGTGTTATTATACCGGAGGACATTCGGGTAGAGGAGATGACATTAAGAAAAGCCAAAGAAAACGGCATCATAATAATAGGCACACAATATAATGCTTTTGATATTTGTAAAAAGTTTATAGATCAATAGTTCGTACAAATTTACGGAGGAAAAATCTTATATGAATTATATACAAAGCAGCCAAAACTCAACTTTAAAGGAAATTAAGTCACTGCACTTGAAAAAAAACAGGGATTCGCAGGGCTTATATTTTGTAGAGGGAATACGCTTTGTCAACGATGCCATTGACAACGGAAAGGTTATATCAAAAATAATAATTTCAGATAAGCTGGAAGGCCTTAATGGGGGTAGTGAACTGATAGAAAAGGTTAAAGGTGTTTGCAGCGACATAAGCCTTGTTCCTGAAAAATTATTCAAAGAAGTCTCAGATACTCAGACTCCTCAAGGTATTCTTGCAGTGCTTGAAAAGAATCAATTTGATTTTGAGCAGGTTATTGAGGAAGGCAATTCTGTGGTAATATTGGATTGTCTACAAGATCCCGGCAACGCAGGAACAATTATTAGAACTGCAGATGCCGCGGGAATTTCGGCAGTACTTATGTCAAAAGGCTGCGTTGATCTTTATTCTCCAAAAGTTCTTAGATCTACAATGGGTTCTGTTTTTCATGTCCCGATATTTGAAGGATTGAATATTACAGAAACTATCCAAGTACTTAAACAAAAGGGTTACAAGGTAATAGCCTCTCATTTGTCAGGCAAAAACAATTACTTTCAGGAGAACCTGACAGGCAGGAGTGCAATTATTGTAGGCAATGAGGCAAATGGTATTTCTGATGAAACAGCCCATATGGCGGACAGCCTCGTAAAAATACCCATGCCCGGCAAGGCTGAATCCTTAAATGCTTCTATTGCAGCGTCTATAATGATATATGAAATTGTAAGACAGAAAGCAATGTAAAATTTTGTTATAAGTCCTTGAAGATTTACCAAAACCCATATATAATATTCCTATATGGGAACGTTCCCATTTTTATTAAATTTCATGGAGGAATTTTTGAACAATATTTTTGATATAGCTAGAATGGCAGGTGTATCAAAAACTACGGTTTCAAGGGTAATAAACAACCAGCCCGGTGTCAGGGAGGAAACCCGTATAAAGATACAGGAAGCCATAAAAAAGTTAAATTACATTCCGAATCATGTTGCAAGAAGTTTGGTTTCAAGAAAATCCGGAGTTATCGGAGTTGTTTTAAATGAGTTTAATGCTTCTGTGTATCTCAAACTTGCAAATTATCTTGAAAAATATGCGGCTCTGTATAATTACAATGTAGTTTTCTGCAGCTCAAACGACAATTACGAGTCCAAATACAGATATGTTCAGTATTTCACTGGAGGTGCGGCAGACGGGCTTATACTTTTTGGAAGTGACACAAGAGACAGAGAGTTGGTTAAGAAAGTTCTCAAAACAGGTTTTCCACTAGTATTAATAGAGAATTACTTTAATGAAATAAAGATTAATGATGTAATAATTGACAACTTCTCAGGAGCAGTAAATGCTGTTAATTATCTGGTAGAGCTGGGGCATCGTAAAATTGCACACATTACCGGAAATAAAAACCACAAGGTTGCGTTGGAAAGGCTTAACGGTTATATAAAAGCCTTAAACGAAAACGGTATAGCCTATAACAAGGAATACGTCATACATACAGATTCCGGTGAGCAAAGCGGATGCAAATCTGCAGACAAATTGTTAAGATTAAAGGAACCTCCCACTGCCATATTTACATTTAACGATATGCAGGGATATGAGGTAATCCAAAGGGCATCCGAGTTGGGAATAAGTGTTCCGCGGGATTTATCAGTGGTTGGTTTTGATAATATTTACGATATTCTCAGGTTCATTCCGTCCAATATACGGCTCACTTCCATGAAGCAGCCCATGGACAAAGTAGCTGAGGCTGCAATAAGTTTAATGATGACAAATATTGACGACATTAATGCAAAACCTCAGATTATTTCATTTGAAACGGAAATATTTCATGGTACTTCTTGTTGTGAAAAGAAATGAGCTTGGTGAGAGCTTAATAAAATAATATATTTTAGCATAAAATGGGAACGTTCCCACTGTATGCAGAGGAGGTAAATATGAGGTTCGGATATTTTGATCGACAGAACAGAGAGTATGTTGTTACAAGGCCTGATACACCAACGCCATGGATTAATTACATAGGCAGCGGAAATTACGGGGGGATAGTTTCCAATACAGGAGGAGGGTACAGTTTCCATAAGGACCCTCAAAATCGCAGGGTAACACGATACAGATACAACAATATACCAATGGACAGACCCGGACGGTACGTTTATATAAGAAATAAGGACACAGGGGAGTACTGGAACCCCGGATACCAGCCTGTCCAGAAAAACCTGGACGGTTACAGCTGCCGTCACGGTCTAGGCTACACTGTTCTGACCGGAGAATATAAAGGGGTTATAGGAGAGGTTACATATTTTGTACCCGACGATAAGAACTTTGAACTATGGTTTGTAAAAGTATCCAATACCCGGAGTATAAAGCAGAATCTTCAGGTTTTCGCATACTCCGAATTCTGCTTCTGGGATGCAATCATGGATCAACAAAATGTTGACTGGGTTCAACAGATTAATCAGGGCAGGTTCGATGATGGAATTATCACATGGCATCCGCACCACATAAGTGACAATGCTGCTTTTTTTGCAACAGGTGAAAAAGTAAACAGCTTTGATACCAATCTGGAAACCTTTATAGGAAAGTATAGATCGGAAAGCAATCCTATTGCCTTGGAACAGGGAGGTTGCAGTAATTCCGTATCTTACAGGACAAACGGAGTAGGAGCCTTTTGCATCGATTGTGATCTTGGCCCCAATGAAGAGCGTGAGTTGGTTTTTGTACTTGGGTTTGCAGAGGAAAAATCAGAAATAAAAAAAGACATAAAGGATTACCTGTTGCCGGAAAATGCTAAGGCAGCTTTCAGCAGACTACAGGGTTCATGGGTTGACTTTATATCCAAGCTCAGTGTTGAAACACCTGATGAGGATATGAACCTATTTGTAAACATATGGAACCAGTATCAGTGCAAAACAACCTTTAACTGGTCAAGATTTGTTTCACTGTATCAACTGGGTCTGGGAAGAGGTATGGGTATCAGAGACAGTGCCCAGGATACACTAGGGGTAATGCATACCATACCCGGGGAGGCTAAGGAGCTTATTATAAAGCTTCTCAAATGTCAGTACACGGATGGAAGGGCATATCATTTATTCTTTCCGCTTACAGGGGAAGGCGGACAGGGGGATGCTCCCGTCAAGAAATTTGACTGGTACTCCGATGACCATCTGTGGCTAATACTTGCTGTAAATGCGTATATAAAGGAAACAGGAGATTTTGATTTTCTTAACATGGAAGTTCCGTATAACGATAAAATTACCTCCCAGACGGTAATGCAGCACCTTGATAAGGCCTTGGAATTTACAAATAATAACCGTGGTCCTAACAATATTGCTCTTGCAGGCCGTGCTGACTGGAATGACACACTTAACCTTGATACCGGTAAGGGTGTTGCAGAAAGTGTATTTACGTCTATGCTTTATTGCAGGGCATTAATAGAAATGATTGAAATACTGGAATTCTTAAAAAGGACGGATATGATAGGAAAATATTCCAACATGTATGAGGATATGAAGAACGCCATAAACGATACCTGTTGGGATGGAGAATGGTACAAGAGGGCTTTTGATGATAACAGTCAGCCTCTTGGCTCAAAGGAAAACAAGTTCGGTAAAATATTTATAAATTCCCAGTCATGGGCAGTTTTAAGCAAAGTAGCGGAAAACGGAAGAGAAGAGCAGTCAATGGAATCCGTCGAAAAGTATCTAAATTCAAAGTACGGGATTGTAACCATGTATCCTGCTTACACGGAGCATGACACCACAAAAGGCGGAGTAACGACATATCCTCCGGGAACAAAGGAAAATGGGGGGATTTTCCTTCACACAAATCCTTGGGTAATGATTTCAGAGGTAATGCTTGGCCACGGAGATAAGGCTTTTATGTATTACAATCAGATTTTGCCGGGCAAAAGGAATGATGATGCGGAACTTTATGAGGTCGAGCCTTACGTTTATTGCCAGAATATTTTGGGCAAAGAGCATCCTCAGTTCGGAATAGGCAGAAATTCCTGGCTTTCAGGAACGGCTGCTTGGAATATGGTAGCTTCCAGCCAGTACATACTGGGAATAAGGGCAAACTATGATTCACTGACGGTTGATCCGTGTATTCCTTCAAGCTGGAATGGTTTTAAAGCTACAAGGGTATTCAGGGGTGCTACCTATAATATAGAAGTACAAAATCCAAACAGGGTTTGTGCAGGGGTGGCAAAGATAATTGTAGACGGCGTTGAAGGGGAAAAGATTCCTGTATTTGAGGCGGGAACAGAGCACAACGTAGTGGTTGTAATGAAATAAGATAATTAAAAGGGAGTGCCGTTGAGGCACTCCCTTTGCTAATTCCTTTCTTTTGAGCAGAATCCATAAATCAAAACAAGTAATGAAATAATGAATTGAACCCCAAGCAAGAGCTTTAAGATGGGATTTATATCACTTAAAATCCCTCCATGGCTTCCGCCGTACGTCCTTTGGATTATGTATGCATCATTCAAGGTTATTACTGTCATTAATTCAAACATACATACAAACAGCAGAGCAATTCCGAATTTTATCATAGATAATCCGGTTTGGGATATTCTATATACATGTTGGGGAAGATCAGCTTGTTCCACAAGGTCTATATGACAGTCACTGCACTGTGTATAACCGTTTTCATATTCTACTTTACATTTTGGACAAATCATTATTGCAACCTCCTATAAAGCTTATATTTCTATCGACGAGATAAGATCTGCTTTTCTGCTTTCATTATCGGAGAGGTTTTTCTTTAGTTCCTTTCTGTTGGTTTCAAGAATTCTTAATGTTTTATTTATTTTATCCATAAGATTTCTTAGACTTTCAGCATCACTTCGTATCCTGTCTCTTACTTTTAAATCTGTAAAAATATTATCAAACCAGAAATCAACAGCTCTGGTAGTAGAATCGATTTCGGAAGAAAGGTACGAAGCCTGTAGATTCACATCCTTTAGTTCATTCTCGAAAGCCTTAACTTGAGAGTTCAATATATTGAAATTTCTTTGAGCTTCTTCAATATGGTTGTATTTTGCCGAATGAGTTAAAATTCCTCCATCCAGCCATACATCGAGCGTAGCAAGGTCTTCTGCCTTATTGAGATGCTCCATGGCATTGTTAGCT
This region of Clostridium sp. BNL1100 genomic DNA includes:
- a CDS encoding peptide chain release factor 3, whose protein sequence is MPDLKNEIKKEVSRRKTFAIISHPDAGKTTLTEKLLLYGGAIRLAGSVKARKANKYAVSDWMEIEKQRGISVTSSVMQFEYNDYCINILDTPGHQDFSEDTYRTLVAADSAVMLIDGAKGVEAQTIKLFHVCKMRGIPIFTFVNKMDRASKDPFELMEEIEQVLGIRSYPMNWPIGTEGDFKGIYNRKLSQIELFDGGAHGQTQVSSTVGKVDDKIFADLLGSHYHDKLCEDIELLDMAGDEFDKEKIRSGELTPMFFGSAMTNFGVQPFLESFLELAPSPGIKTTSDGEIDPESDKFSGFIFKIQANMNPTHRDRLAFIRICSGKFTKGMTVKHVNAGKDVRLSQPQQFMAQERTIVEEAYPGDIIGLFDPGIFNLGDTLYEGNGNVRFEGIPIFPAEFFARVSPADTMKRKQFIKGIDQLSEEGAIQVFKQIDIGIEALIIGVVGALQFEVLEYRLKNEYGVSLRVQNLPFRHARWIENEGLDPRKLNLPSTSIIVEDKEGRNSILFENEWSIRMAEERNKDLKLIDIATQDFKVKK
- a CDS encoding nucleoside kinase, with the translated sequence MSNGQIFVTIKNQRYELEDSITLLELSKRFAKECVSTIIAARVNNDIKELSFRIKENAEIGFIDLTDEDGMRIYRRSLYFIFIMAVHDVFPNRKAVISHPMSNGVYCEINGKDELTEDDIELVEKRMREIVSQKIPFEKKEISTESARKLYKDSGKLDKYEVLEHRQKPYVTFYNCGGYEDYYYGYMVPDTGYINCFKLKFHKPGVVIQFPSKTDPCKLQPFTEQKKLFNVFIEYKKWVRILGVENIGSLNEIVRSGEIGNLIRVSEALHEKKIAQIADKITNHEEEKRIVLISGPSSSGKTTFANRLGIQLRVNGFVPRTISLDNYFVNRDRTPIDEDGEFDYEALEAIDIELFNEHLSQLLKGNEVEIPLYNFETGSREPVGKKMVMKDNNILVIEGIHGLNDKLTEAVSCEDKYKIYVSALTSINIDDHNRIPSTDTRILRRIVRDNQFRGCSAINTISRWPSVRRGEEKNIFPFQENADIMFNSSLVYELCLLKVYAEPLLLKLGPDNERYSEVKRLIEFLSYFLPIDAKEVPNNSIVKEFIGGSCFF
- a CDS encoding DRTGG domain-containing protein, whose product is MTLENLLKKIDGKVLTDNLKEITIDNIYICDLLSWVMSHAKKGDAWITVLTNVNVPAVALLTEVACVIIPEDIRVEEMTLRKAKENGIIIIGTQYNAFDICKKFIDQ
- a CDS encoding RNA methyltransferase, yielding MNYIQSSQNSTLKEIKSLHLKKNRDSQGLYFVEGIRFVNDAIDNGKVISKIIISDKLEGLNGGSELIEKVKGVCSDISLVPEKLFKEVSDTQTPQGILAVLEKNQFDFEQVIEEGNSVVILDCLQDPGNAGTIIRTADAAGISAVLMSKGCVDLYSPKVLRSTMGSVFHVPIFEGLNITETIQVLKQKGYKVIASHLSGKNNYFQENLTGRSAIIVGNEANGISDETAHMADSLVKIPMPGKAESLNASIAASIMIYEIVRQKAM
- a CDS encoding LacI family DNA-binding transcriptional regulator — translated: MNNIFDIARMAGVSKTTVSRVINNQPGVREETRIKIQEAIKKLNYIPNHVARSLVSRKSGVIGVVLNEFNASVYLKLANYLEKYAALYNYNVVFCSSNDNYESKYRYVQYFTGGAADGLILFGSDTRDRELVKKVLKTGFPLVLIENYFNEIKINDVIIDNFSGAVNAVNYLVELGHRKIAHITGNKNHKVALERLNGYIKALNENGIAYNKEYVIHTDSGEQSGCKSADKLLRLKEPPTAIFTFNDMQGYEVIQRASELGISVPRDLSVVGFDNIYDILRFIPSNIRLTSMKQPMDKVAEAAISLMMTNIDDINAKPQIISFETEIFHGTSCCEKK
- a CDS encoding glycosyl transferase, which codes for MRFGYFDRQNREYVVTRPDTPTPWINYIGSGNYGGIVSNTGGGYSFHKDPQNRRVTRYRYNNIPMDRPGRYVYIRNKDTGEYWNPGYQPVQKNLDGYSCRHGLGYTVLTGEYKGVIGEVTYFVPDDKNFELWFVKVSNTRSIKQNLQVFAYSEFCFWDAIMDQQNVDWVQQINQGRFDDGIITWHPHHISDNAAFFATGEKVNSFDTNLETFIGKYRSESNPIALEQGGCSNSVSYRTNGVGAFCIDCDLGPNEERELVFVLGFAEEKSEIKKDIKDYLLPENAKAAFSRLQGSWVDFISKLSVETPDEDMNLFVNIWNQYQCKTTFNWSRFVSLYQLGLGRGMGIRDSAQDTLGVMHTIPGEAKELIIKLLKCQYTDGRAYHLFFPLTGEGGQGDAPVKKFDWYSDDHLWLILAVNAYIKETGDFDFLNMEVPYNDKITSQTVMQHLDKALEFTNNNRGPNNIALAGRADWNDTLNLDTGKGVAESVFTSMLYCRALIEMIEILEFLKRTDMIGKYSNMYEDMKNAINDTCWDGEWYKRAFDDNSQPLGSKENKFGKIFINSQSWAVLSKVAENGREEQSMESVEKYLNSKYGIVTMYPAYTEHDTTKGGVTTYPPGTKENGGIFLHTNPWVMISEVMLGHGDKAFMYYNQILPGKRNDDAELYEVEPYVYCQNILGKEHPQFGIGRNSWLSGTAAWNMVASSQYILGIRANYDSLTVDPCIPSSWNGFKATRVFRGATYNIEVQNPNRVCAGVAKIIVDGVEGEKIPVFEAGTEHNVVVVMK